A segment of the Anguilla anguilla isolate fAngAng1 chromosome 6, fAngAng1.pri, whole genome shotgun sequence genome:
AGAAAGCTTACCGGTGACACGTGTCCGCACAGAGAAATGTGAACGTAATAACCCCGTTCAAAATTCCAGCTAAAGCCAGCTGGTATTTTAAACTAGTTTAAGCTGTGCGTTCCACACTTGTAGCTGGTCGTAACTGATCggtggctggtcaaagctggttatGGTGATAGAGGAGGCTGGTGGACTAGCTGACCATATAGACTGGTCAGCTGGCAAGCAGCTGATTGACCAAATAAAAGTGTTGAAAACACATCTTAAAACAGCCTGACcagtttaggctggtttaaaatggaattttcagcagggaggATTTCCACATTGAAGAGTTTGGTTTTAAACTTATAGACACATTATGTCCATTGTAgattacataaataatacattattttgttgatttgttttagAATATCAAATCATTTGCAAGAGGGACATTTGCAAATAGGTCTTGTTTATCAAATTAAGTAGGCTATAAGTTAAAGTATTTGGTGGGCTGCCAACATTattcataaattacattatttatttctgcttgaAGACAGTTTTGAAATTTCAATTAAAGCCAACTCATTTAATTCTCAAAAAGGGTACATGTTTTCGAATTGCTAATCACAAAAGTTTTTTCACAGAATTGCAAAGCTCAAAAGGCACTCGCATACCTGTAGAGGCTTGCTTATGCATTTAGTTTGAGAAGTGTGTAGTTTGACTTGTCTTCCTGCTACAGTAATACAGGCCTTGGGGGAACACCTGAAGCTCAGGCAGCAAGTAATTGCCACAGCAACAGTATATTTCAAGCGCTTCTATGCCAGGTAAGTGATCAGTGTTATGACTGCAGACCAGTGTCaagtgcacattttaaataatttatctcACTATGTGGTGATAGAAATTGTACATTTTGCATACCCCTGAGAATTTTCTGCAAAGCATGGCACTAACCAAAATGTTAAATCTTGGGAAAGTAGAATTGTGTTTTACATGGGCCTGTGcataaaatgaatggagtttACAGGCATGGTTTCAGGTTTCCACTGTCAACAAATGcagctgatttcacctgtcagtttgTAATTGACTCAATTAAAAATTCAACGTTTTTCAATTGAAATAATTTTCCACGTAGCACATATAGCACAGTACATGAAGTAATAAGTTTATTTGATCTAAATTCCTGGGATTTGAATATGGAGCATTTTTTAGGGCATACACAGTGATTGTTGGCCTAATGTGGCTTTAAGATAGTAAATCATCCATCGATAGACTAAAAGTGTCTAAGAGCAATTAGTAGCTCATTACAAAAAAGAGTTGACTATTTGGTTGGAACTAAAACCATTTgcacagtgggcccccaggtCCAGGGTTTGCCAAGCCCTGATGTATTGGCTTGTGATTTGCCCGCAGGTACTCGCTGAAGAGCATAGACCCAGTCCTCATGGCCCCTACCTGCGTATTCCTGGCATCCAAAGTGGAGGTGAGAGAGGCGTGTGTCTTCACTCCAAACAGCTTTATTCTACTGCAGGGGTTCACGACTGCCAATCTGTTTAGGGAGCTTATGGCAACTTCTGCTATTAATTATGTGATTATCCCCAAATTCCTTTGATAAAGTCATTACGTGtccatggaaaaaaatatttttctgtggtcCAGCATAGGAGCGACTGAGCTTTGACatatagaataaaaaaaataaaaaaaaatccagaataaTTGTGTTTGAATATAACCCAACATACACAGCATCCATTCAGGAATGGGTAATTGTACTCCTCTACCATCCATTCAGAATTGGAGTTTGTactctatttatttatatatgttctTTCTGCTGATGAAAGATGCTGGCTTTTCATTCTCTCCAGGAATTTGGTGTGGTGTCCAATACTCGGCTGATCTCAGCGGCTACGTCTGTGTGTAAGTTATGACACCGCATTTTATGTCGTCATCATTTCAGTGTAaaccaattacattttttaattgaagaaAATCTACATCAGCTTCATGAGTATTCAAAAAATAATCCACCTGAGGAGCTCTTTGAAATCAGGGGAACgtgtaaatggaaaaagaaatttAAGGAACTCGCTTACGGTTTTATTTGAagtagtttttgttttgatgaaaGCTTTCAGaagtcaaaatgtttttttatttaataaaaaagggaaCTTTTGATTGTAATGTGAAGCTGTACTGATATAACTAGGGCAATTGTGGTCTGATTTCCAAACCATATGAATGCGCACTTTTGTGTTTACCCATTTTAAATCAtgactttttcttttcagtaaaaACAAGATTCTCCTATGCTTTCCCCAAGGAATTTCCTTATAGAATGAACCATGTAAGTATACACCCCAAAGACTATCTGTGTCTATGTATTTTgattcagtttgtgttttgattttgtatgttgtattttttcatctgatcaaattaaaatgttttgcttttcattgtgaagcactttgagttgCTTGTTTCACTGCATGAAATGAGCTCTACAGATTATTACTATGTGAAATGCACACCGCATGTAAaaagcaaacatgcacacagactgtGACGTACAACCTGCACTGGGGTAAAACTGGTAATGTGCGTTAGATTTGACTCGGGGATAATAATGGGCAATATTACTGTATGCTTAAATTAAGTAACAATGAGTCTCTGTACAGTATGCTCATTAGCACTTCCATCAAGCTTATATGGATGGAAAGTACTGTAAATTCCGGAATCGTTACCTTGGTCACTCATAATagttattaatataattatcgTAATTAGGGCCTTGTGACTCACAAGTAGAGCCGAGCCTACAGGAACAGACACGTACGTGACAGTTTCCACAGTGTCAGTGTCCATAATGCGACGGTCCGCTGTGTCAGTGTAACACAGGCGTGCTAAACTGCTATCCCAGAGGGCAGTGGTGCCTGGGGCTTTCAGTCAGAAGCCACTTTGGGCCTTGGAAGCAAGCTGTGgactccagccaatcagggactTAATTTAATCTCTCGAATGTGACAAACCAGCAGCTACTTCAGCCCAACGGTAGTCTGATGCCCTTGGGCTGGCGCGTCGGtcgcagtgtgtgggtgtggaagAGATGGGGTTTTGGGGTCTAGAGGGCGGCCATTTGGGCTCTGGTGCCCCGCGTTGTTTACAGGGTGCTGAGAGAGTCTCAGGGCTGTGGGAAGTGATGTGCAGACAGGATGCCAGCTCTCCCCTTCACGGGCTGAATTTTTGTCATCTTTTTGCGAAGCAATTTGCTGTCCGGGGAGACGTGAGAGAGGCCGGcgtgctgtttatttttggtttccATTAAGGCAGTTGAACCGCGTTGGTAGGTTGGCATGACATCACTGTGCTAGTTGTGTTGCCCGTTATTCATAGCCTGCGGTGGACGTAGAACAGTTAAAGAAGATTCTCCCTGGAGCTCCCCATGTAGAAAAACATTCTGCTCTGACATCCACACCTACTTTTCTGTACAGGGGGTGAGGGAAGGGGTGTCTTTTAAGTTGAGAGCTAACCtgcactttttgtttttcagatatTAGAGTGCGAGTTCTACTTGTTGGAGCTCATGGTGAGTACAGCAAGAGTTGGAACTGTTTTGTCCTCTGTCTTGGCTCAGAGAACAAAATAGACTGAACTAATTTCGTGCTATAGGCTCTCTGTATGCCTGAGTTTGCCTTCTGTCAGTTTATACAGGTCGTGGGCTTTTCAATATCGGGTTACCACATTTTTCCATGCATACTGACCTGTCCTCTGTGGAAATTGCACAGGGCCTAATTGAAGTCATGTCACTGCGActgctcattcacacacataattGACCAGTAATTGTGAACCAACTTGACTGGATAATAAAAAATCTCCTGATGATAATTAAGTCTGCAGAAGTTCTTCTGCTAACCAATGCTGTTCATAATTTGGCTAGAGTGTCACCATTTGAAAGTGGTATGGGCCCTGTATGAAGTCTGGGATCCTAGGAATTCCAGGTACCACCCATTTGAAAGGGAATTTATCCCATGTTTGCAGTCTTTCACCATTCAGGTTGTCTTGCCTGCAACAGTGTAGAAAGCATTGCtttctgggaaaatgaggcaGTGATGTTAAGAAAATAATGGGTCGCCAAGTGTGTTGTGTAAAATGTAGATTGATGTTGTCTTTGCGCCATAAAGGGCTTAAGGCAGGGGTACCCAGTCtcatctgaaaagggccggtgtgagtgcaggtttttgtttcagcccagcactacgacaccCGATTCAACTAATCGTGGTCTTCAATCATGACCTTGGTGAATAGTATTGAGTGTCTTCGTGCTGGGTTAATACAAAACCCTGCTCTCACACCTGCCATTTTCAggtaagactggggacccctgcCTTAAGGCATTGGTACTCAGATCTGCCCCTAGAATCCAGATCTGGCCCTGGTATTCTTTTCTCACATAATTAACTGAACAGTTGAACTGAACAGTGCTACTGGTTGGCCAGACTATCTTCACACCTGtgtcccaggtaaagggagggtggaaaaccagtaGTTCTTGGCCCTTAAGGTTCGTGATTTGACAGTTTAACAATGCCTTAAGGTATTTTGGgcagttagatttttttaagtAGAGCGCAAATGTAGCTATTCATGCCTTTTTCCATATCTCcccatgttatgttatgttatgttgcgTTATAAGTTCACAGACCTCGGCTGCTTCAGAATGATGTCTGATAATTTTTTTACGTCTGATAAAGTATCACTACTTGCAGAAAAATGGTTTAAAGATGAAATGGTGAGGGGTTGCATTGGTCTCTTGAAGTTGACTGACTGGCTGGTTGTGTTGCCCTCTCGCAGGACTGCTGCTTGATCGTGTACCACCCCTACAGACCGCTGCTGCAGTACGTGCAGGACATGGGGCAGGAGGACATGCTGCTGCCGCTGGCATGGTGCGGTAACCTTGCGGCGCTTCCGCACCTCGCGTGATGTCATCAGCACGCGCCGCCGGCCGCCTCACGCCTGTCCGTTTGTCTCTCCCTGCAGGAGGATTGTGAACGACACGTACAGGACCGACCTGTGCTTGCTCTACCCGCCCTTCATGATTGCCCTTGGTAAGATCCCCATCTGTTTGCACAGTATGCACATTGTATGGGGTTTGTTCAGCGAGTGTACGAAGTCTAGCGGACGTGTAAATTAGAAAGAAAGGATCCTACCTCACATTCCTTGACCATTATTCTCCCTTAATCTGAGGACTGTGCTTTAccacagtggttctcaaactcggtcctgggggaaccctgtgtatgctggttttcattccaacctcaacagcaatcccagaagctgttattttttcttaatgaggtgcttttcatgttctagagctggggtccccagtcttatccagaaagggtcAGTGtaggtgcacacacctgatcgggattctactaatcaaggtgcttagcaatgactgtagtgattgattagtagaatcaggtgtgtgcacccacgctggccctttctggaaccccagctctaaaacatgaaaagcacctaatcaagaaaaatgagcagcttgttaaaattttaggattgctgttgaggttggaatgaaaacaagcatacaTAGGGgacccccaggactgagtttgagaaccactgctttacCATGCCTATATAAGACCtgattgtgtttttctgaaaacccaccccccccccccacttctctcCAGCCTGCCTCCACGTAGCCTGCGTCGTACAGCAGAAGGACGCCAGGCAGTGGTTCGCCGAGCTTTCCGTGGACATGGAGAAGGTAAGACCGTGACATGGGATTCAAACCATTTGATTGGCTGCGTTTGAAGCGCCCGTGGGATGCGGATTGATGTTGACCCAGAGCCTTGTGGATGCAGATCCTGGAGATCATCCGCGTCATCCTGAAGCTCTACGACCAGTGGAAGAACTTTGACGACAGGAAGGAGATGGCGGCTGTCCTCAACAAGATGCCAAAGCCCAAACCTCCGCCAAACAGGTGGGGATTCTCCATTGCTTTACATTTAGTCTGGTACACCCTTATCTGCAGGGACTTCCAAAAGTACATGCAAAAAGAGATGGCGCTAAGCTGCTCGCTTCACAACCGTAGTAGCGGTCATTACATAAAGCTACGAGATGATGTTAATTGTAGGAGATTGAGAATGCAATGCCGTTCATGGTAAATGGACAGAAGCTTTGTCCCTGCAGGTTACAGCGCCCATCTATGttgttgcttttctgtttttcagaatcaTTTTATCATCATGTTTTATCATCATTCTTTTTCTCACAATTTTGAGTGGCCTGTCGCAATCAACAAGTGCAGCCTGCCACTGCTTATTTCATGCCTATTTACTGTGGtctgaaatacaaaaatccTGCTAACCTGTTGTCTCTGGCCTATGGTCCTCTATGTTCACTGAGATTAGATTCACAGTTCGCATTCACATATCGAAATCCCGCCCCCAAAGTTTTAACTCCAGTTCCATTGGTCGATCTGCGATTGTGGGGAAAATCGGGGGTCCGTGCTGAAATTCCGCTCTCACTGACGGGCCGTTTGTGATTATTCACGTTCGCAGCGAGAACGACCAGAGCTCCAACGGGACCCAGAACTCCTCCTACAGCCAATCGTAGGCGCCGCGGGCGCCGCAGGGCTGGAAGCACAGGGACGGCGGGGCTGCGGACCGCTGGACACGCCCTTTTCCCAGAGGCCTCCTCCTGTGTGCACACCTGACCACGCCCCACCGTCTCCGCTTCAAAGCGCTGTAGCACGTGCACAATCCACGGGAGGCCACCCGACTCTCAGGCGACAGCCACTGACCAATGGGAAGCCCTCCGCCTCTGTGTGTTGCCAGGCTACTGCCAACGGAAGTCCTCTGACTCTGTGTTGCCTGGTTACCCATGTGCATTGGGAGGAAGTCGCAGTACACTGTGCAATGCTTTCGCAGGGGAGCACCTGTCTATGATCCTGACCTCCTTGAAAAGCCCCACAGAGCTGTAATTAGAGATCTTGGTTGATGGTGTGAATCTTTGTGCTAATGATGTTGAGGCAGTGTGTGGATTTGAAGTTGTGGGGTGGGTGTTATTGGTGGGGTGGGgcaaagctgtgtgtgtgtgtgtgtgtgtgtgtgcgtgtgagttagTCTGTCAATGAGTAagtgagtcagtcagttagTGAATAACGGGTTGGTTGTTGTGACTGCCTGTGTTATGATGTAAGTAGACATGCCTGTCCAgtcatgtgcgtgcgtgtgtgcatgggtgggGATTCATTGTGCTCTCAAGCCATGTGATTTTGACCATGGATTTCTGAGGTAAAGTgtagttttaaaacaaaaatctttatTTACCGTTATAGCAAACTATTTTCCTTTTCCTCTGTTTGTAAATAGGTGTATTTTGATTGCTTTATTACTTTGTCCTCTATTGCATCTTGTTTTCAGAGCACAGTGCTAAAGAATCCAAAGTGTCCAACTCAAGTGATCCCACAAATCATGAATTACAAGGTTTACCCACTGGACtcagaaatgttttatcatGATTTTGGCTCCCCTTTTGGGCCACTAcagtgtttatttgattttattttagttagAAAAAAATACCATAATGGAAATGTAATTATGGTAATCACTTTTACCAGTCGGAAGCAAAAAGGTGTTGAGTGCAACATAACAGTATGAGTGTCGCCTCTATCCAGTGTCGGCTGtcactgttgccatggcactggcctatacccccccccaccctaatccaactgtagagagagagcacataAGTGCCGGCACAGGATAGCTGGCAGTATATGTTACTGTGACAGGTGTTTCCATGGCTCCCAAAGCAGCCTTAGTAATGACGTCTGCTGCCGATTATAAAACGATGAACTGTATTTTCACTTGCGACTGGCCATGCGCAGCAATGCGAATACAATGCTAAAATGGCGGCATTTGGGCCTATTCCCATTTTCAGGCCTTTGCCACTGTTGGGAGAAGAGCCAGTCGCACGGCGCTTGCGCACACCTGTCTGTGTATCAGGCGTTGCGCTGCTTTAGCGCGTAGGCTACGTTTCCCCGTACGCGTTTGAGATTTACGCGAGATGCAGGCAGGAATGGGTTTAAGTTACTCTCAAGTACTCTGATGTAAGAGGGAGTGCTTGAATGCCTTAACGAATAAAgctgctggttttaaaaaacaaaaaaacaaaacttgacAACGCTTGGCCTGCCCTGCCTCCGACAGGCAGACCCAGCGGGAATTGAGTACAGTCACGGACGGGAAGATTGTCACAAAAAACTTTGTTCTTCGTTGGGTTATTTTTGCGTTGCTTTTCAGTTTATCGACATCTTGGTTTCTCTCACGCACTTTTGCTTCTctacagtttcattttaatttgtgtgcaCTCGTTCCAAGTACCACTTAAACATGAATTTAAGTATtacttgaattattattattttttaatctatgGTAATAAATGACCATTGTGGTAATTGAATGGCTACTTGTGGGTTGGGTCCTTCATTTTGCTGACACCCACCTGGGTGTTAATTGGGTTTGCTATCCGCCCGTCAGCCGGGATGGAGACGAGGGGAGATACTGGACTTAAATAAACTTGGGGATGATTAAGCGGTAAGTGGAGAGTAAGTGTTACGGAAACTAACAACCGGCAAGTCACAACCTCATTTGAACTCCTTGCCCGAAAGATGACTTCAGTGTTGCATGATTAGAtaattgttcccacctgtgtttAAATGCACAGAGGCGCTGTTTCCCAAGATAGTCCAGTGCAGCGTCTCTAATGGCAGCTCGTTGTGCAACAGCCGCTATAATGAGGAGGCGGGAATTGTTGCTAAGGTAGGTAATCGGAAATGCAGCGATGACTGTGCCTGCTGGGAAATTTGGGAGCCTTTTAGAATTCCActactttgtttttttgcattatttatatcTTAAAGTCAATGAATGAAGCATCAGGGTTGCTGCCAGTAACCCCTGCAACTACACTTTAATGTAATACAACAGATAACACTTGAGGTTTTAAAGGGAGGTGTGGGGAGAGAAGAGGTGGTGTTAAAGGATGCAGATACAGTCaattcacaacaaaaaaatcattagtGGTGTGACGTCAAATATGCGGGCGTCAATGTGTCATTTGATTACAATTCTTTGAAGTGCAAGTACAGGTTTTTAtcttctatatttattttttactatttacaTTTCCAGAATAACTTCGTTTCATAAGTacttttgattttgtgttttatgtgttaTTGGTATTATGTTTTAGAGTGGCTATGTGAAAGCTAAATCATTCTTAATTGAGCTGCAAACTGTCTGAAGTTTGGCTTGCATGGAATTTCTAATTAGAAGTGTGGGTTTGCAGAAGCTATTCCCACTCAAGTGGCAGTTATATTTTGTCTTGAGATGGACCTCGATCAGTGAGACCTCCCTGGGGATAGGCTTAGGAATTCTGACCTTCCTTGAAGCCGATTCAGTCTTGTTGAGGTGTTCAGCACACCGGCCATTCAGTCACCATGGAGTTTCAACACCAGGGTCCACTCAGTCGTCAGGCCGTTTACCACCACAGGCAAATGTAGGGAAACCAATTGCATGAAATACAACATATAACATTGTAGGCAAAAGTGAGGATGCCCAAAAAGGCTCAAAAACATACGTAGTATGCCAGTCTCTCGAAGTGTGAGAAGTCAGCTTGTGCGCCAATGTGTCCACACTGTCCGCTgcacattttcaatgaaaaaaaaaagagaagaattCATCTGTGTTCACTTTGTGCACATGCTTATACTCAGGAGGGCCTGCATGATTCATTTCgagcagctgtgtgtgcagctgcaTCAGGAAAGCGAATTCTTCCCTGTGAGCATGGTGATCTTTTACATCACCCCATAAAAACTATATCTGGTTGATTAGGACAGTCAGGTGATAGAGTAGAGTGCAGTACAGTGAACTGAAATGGTACACATTGATGTTGGCTGGTATCTCCGGGGAGGAGAAAAATGAACTTCCATATGTGCATGCTCAGTTTTCAGTTACAGGCTAGAAAAGGCTAGAAAAAACTAGATTGGAAGAAATTTTGGGAGGAACCCGGCCCCAACCTGAATTTATGTTGTAACCATGCAgccatacatatatatatatataacccaCACCATATATTCATCGACTAGGCTAAGCTACCTTCCTTCCTCTGTGCCATAGCCCTGGAAAATGCCCTGGGCTGGGCTGATAAGCAAACATCTGGTCCTGCTGGAAGTTATATTACtgctatgaataataataataataataataataataataataatagttgcgAACAGCACAATTGTTGCTGTCGTAATAGTGCCTCTGTGGGACCAAGTTGTGAAAGTGTCGGACTTTGGATGAAACAGCAGTGATCAGAAGAAAGTGCCACGCCAAGAAATGTCCCAAACGCAATTTTACAGCTAAAGGTGCACTAATTTGGTGAAAGTAGGTAAAGACAGAGGTTGCCATTGCATCACAGATATTTCTTAGAATGGCTaatgtataatattttcaaggtaaaaatcctgcatagtatgcctttaattaACCCGAAAATGTACCCCACCTGACGtgttagctacatttcttgttAAGCACATAAATGTCActgtatgaaacattttattatgaCCTACAAGTGAACCAGTTTGGTGTGTACAGCCAATGAGATAATTTAGCCGGAGTAACAGAGTAACCTTTGATAAACTGATAAACTAAAAAATCTGCATACACACAGGCCCTCTAGGACTGGAATTAACCCCCCTGATTTATCCGATTTGCATGTTCTTAAAGATGATGAACCTCGATCAAATTCCGGGTCACATGAGGACCGAAAAGGCGaggacagataaaataagcaattggaatgaACCCTATTGGTCAGTCCCATTGGGATAGAAAGACACATCATATTGTTCCAGTTTGATGACGGTGTCAGAGATATGCACAGCTGATGATTGCAGTGTTCATTCTGTACAAACAAGTGGGCATAGCCTCAGAGTGTATGCCTGAACTGACGATAATCGGACAAAGTGTTTAGGACATACACCTACTTCCTGTTTTTAGGGTGGTGTTTGCTGCTACATTTGAGTCTGTGTTGGCCATATTGGTTTAACTTTttcaggtttttagaaattatttataGGGTCACTGTCTGAGGAACAACAAACACTGTCCAGCAAAGCAAATTTTGTGCAAATTGAACAAAAAACCCAGAACTAGTTCacaaaag
Coding sequences within it:
- the ccnc gene encoding cyclin-C, coding for MAGNFWQSSHYLQWVLDRQDLMKERQKDLKFLTEEEYWKLQIFFANVIQALGEHLKLRQQVIATATVYFKRFYARYSLKSIDPVLMAPTCVFLASKVEEFGVVSNTRLISAATSVLKTRFSYAFPKEFPYRMNHILECEFYLLELMDCCLIVYHPYRPLLQYVQDMGQEDMLLPLAWRIVNDTYRTDLCLLYPPFMIALACLHVACVVQQKDARQWFAELSVDMEKILEIIRVILKLYDQWKNFDDRKEMAAVLNKMPKPKPPPNSENDQSSNGTQNSSYSQS